Genomic DNA from Modestobacter versicolor:
AGAAGGTGAGCCCGGCGGCGATCAGCGCGGTGTCCCGGCCACGCAACCGCTCCCGGATCGTCGCCAGCAGGCCACGCGCCTCCCTCGCCACCTGCACCCGGTCATGTGACCAGGTGCGGGCCGGTCGCGCGCGGCGGATCGCCGACAGCGCGCTCAGCCCAGCGCGCTGACCAGCAGCATGTAGCCGAAGACCAGCACCAGGACCAGCACGAAGACGGCGATCACCACGACCCGGAACCGGTTGCGGGGCAGCTGCCGCTGCGCGCGGGCCTCGCGGTCGTCGTCGGACGGCGTGCTCATGGGGCCTCCAGGGTCGGGCGGCACCCGTCCGCCGGGTGCACGATCAGGTCGTGCCCACTCCAGTCGTGCTCACGCCTCGCCGAGGCCGAGGAGGTGCTGGGCCGCGGCGAACCCGCCCAGCCCGCTGACGGCACCGCCGCGCACCGTCCCGCCGGAGGAGGCGGCGACCACCCGCGGGTGCGCCGTCGCGACGCCCCAGGTGCCGGCCTCGCCGTCGGTGCGGGCCACCGGCCAGGAGAGGTCGCCGTGGAAGATGTGCCCGCCCGGCATGGCCAGCGAGGCCTCGACGTCCAGCGGTGAGGACGCCTGCAGGCACGGCCGGCCCTCGGCGTCCCGGGCCAGGCAGTCGGCCAGCGGCTCGGTCAGGTGCTCGTCGAGCTGGGCGACCACCCGGCGCACCGCCTCCTCCCGGGTGCCCACCGGGTCGGCGGCGTACAGCTCGGCGGGGGTGTGCAGCCCGAAGAGGGTCAGGGTGTGCAGCCCGGTGCCGCCGACGATCGACGGGTCGGTGAGCGAGTGGCAGTACACCTCGAACGGGACGACGTCGGGCAGCTGCCCGGCGGCCGCCTGGGCGTACGCGGCGTCGATCCGGGCAGCGCCCTCGTCGACGTGCACCGTGCCGCTGAACACCTGGCGCGGGTCGGCGCCCGAGCGCAGCCCCGGGAGCCGGCGCAGCACCATGTTGACCTTCAGCTGCGACCCCGACGGCCGGGCGCCCGGCGCTGCCCCGACCAGCTCGTCGAGCACCGCGGGCGCCGCCCCGCTCACCGCGTACCCGCCGTCCGCGGCGGCCGCGGTGCCCTCGGCGTCGGTCCAGTGCACCGTGACGCCGTCGGCCCGGGTCTCGATGCGGGTGACCGTGGCGCCGGTGACCAGCTCCGCGCCGGCCGCCCGGGCAGCGGTGGCGAGCGCCCCGCTCACCGATCCCATGCCGCCCACCGGCACCCGCCAGCGGCCGGTCCCGTTGCCGACGAGGTGGTACAGGAAGCAGCGGCCGGCCAGCCCGTCGGCGGCGTGCACGTCGGCGAACGTGCCGATCAGGCCGTCGGTGAGCGCGATGCCGCGCACCTCGTCGTCGGCCAGGTGGTCGGCGACCACGTCGGCCAGCGGGCGCTCGCGCAGGTCGTGCCAGATACCCGGGTCGCGCAGCCGGGCCGCCAGCTGCGCCGCGCTGGGCAGCGGCTCGGTCAGCGTCGGGGCCAGGTCCTCGGCGAGGGTGGCCAGCCGGCCGTAGAACCGCTGCCACCCGGCCAGCTCGGCGTCGGAGCCGGTGAGCTCGCGGAACGACGCGGCGGTGGCCGGCCCCTCGTCCCGTTCCACCAGCAGCGTGCGGTGCCGGCCGTCGCGCACCAGCGGGGTGGCCGAGGCGACCGACCGGTCCAGCAGCCGCACCGGCAGGGCCAGGTCGCCGACGATCCGGTCGGGCAGCAGGCTGACCAGGTAGGAGTACGCGGACAGCCGGACGTCGACCCCCGGGAACACCTGCTGGCTGACCGCCGCGCCACCGAGCACGTCGCGCCGCTCCAGCACCAGCACCGACCAGCCGGCGCGGGCCAGGTAGGCCGCCGCGGTCAGGCCGTTGTGGCCGCCGCCGACGACCACGGCGTCGTACCGGGCGGCGGTCACGCCAGCTCCCGGGCGAAGAAGACCGCGTACGGGTCGTCGGCGCCGACGTAGTGCCCGAAGGCCTCGACCGGCCGGTAGCCCGCCGACGTGTAGAGCGCGACCGCCTCCGGCTGCCGCACCCCGGTCTCCAGCCGCACCGTCGTCCACCCCCGGCGCAGCGCCTCGGCCTCCAGACCGGCCAGCAGCAGGCGGGAGACGCCGCGGCCGCGCGCGGCCGGGACGACGTACATCCGCTTCACCTCCGCCTCGCTGCCGCCGAGGGGGCGCAGCGCACCGCAGCCGATCGGCGTGCCGTCGTCGTCCCGGGCCACGAGCACCACCGCGACGTCCGCGGCGGAGGGCGGCACGCCGGGCTCGCCGGCGCCGTCGTAGCGGAGGCGCACCTCGGCCTGCTGGGCGGCGGTCAGCTCCTGGACGGCGGGGTCGTCCCACGCGGCGGTGGTGAGGTGCGGCACACGCCCGATCATCCAGGGGCGGGGTGCACCTGCTGCAGCAACCCCCAGACGAAGCAGGCACGGGTGCCGTCGGGGAGGTGGACCTCCCAGCGGGTCACCACACCGGGGTCGACGTCGACCGCCCCGTCCAGCGCGGAGACGTCCTCGACGACGTGCTCCCACACCCGGAGCCCGGCACCCGCAGGCGGCACCGGTGAGCCCGGGGCGCGGACCAGCTGCTCGTGCAGCACCGGCCCCGCGGGGTCGGAGAGCACCTCCCACCACAGGTGCGGCCACAGCGGCAGCGGCCACCGCCGGACCTCGAGGTCCAGGTCGCCGAAGCGACGGTCCTCACGTTCTTCCGGCGGGCCGAGCACCGCGGTGCGCAGATCGACCCCGCGCGGCGCTCGCTGTGCGTGGTGGAGTGCTTGCCAACGAGTGTGGGCGGCATGGGCCTCGGCGCGGTCGGCACCCAGCCTGGGCAGCGCGTCCGCGACCAGGTCAGGTCGCGTGTCGGCCATCCGGCGCAGCAGCACGAGGCAGAACTCCCGCCGCGCCAGGCCACGCACCCGGCGAGCCTGTCACGCCGCGTGAGCGTGTCGGAGCACACGCCAGGAGTTTCTGCACAAATCCCACCGAGCCGTTTGTCATCTCCAGCTACCCCACCTACGGTGGGCGACGGTCCGGACGGGCAACGCAGCCACCCACCCGGGTGACGACCGTCAGGACCGCCGCCGAACCACACCGCCCCGCAGCGTCACCGCGGGCCGTGGACCGGGGACCCACCGCAGCACTGGGGTGAAGCAGCAGACCCTCCCAGGGGGGCGCGCCGCCGGGTGTCTTCCCACCCGAACCCGTCAGCTAACTCGGTAGGCGGCAGGTGGAAGAAAGGACACACCCGCCGAACATGGCGAGTTCGCACCGCTCTGCCCGTCGTGGCCGCACCGGCCGTCGGGCCCTCCTCACGCTCGCCGTCGCCGGCGGCGTCGTCCTGGCTCCGCTGCCGGCCGCTGCCGCGCCGGACCAGCCCACCACCTCGCAGGAGGCCGCCGCGCTCGTCGCCGAGCGCGCCCACGAGCTCGAGGTCGTGACCGAGCGCTTCAACGACGCCCGCGTCCAGTTGGCCGACGCGCAGACCGCCGCCGAGGAGGCCGGCCAGCAGGCCGAGACCGCCAAGGCCACCGTCGCCACCGCCCGCGGCCAGGTCGTCGAGGTGGCGCGCAGCGCCTACACCGGCGACAGCCTGAGCACCCTGCAGGCGATGCTGAGCAGCGACTCCGCCGACGAGCTGCTCGACCGGGTCGGCACCCTCGGCACCATCGCCGACCACAACAACGAGCTGCTCGCCGCGGCGCAGCAGGCGACCGAGGACGCCGAGGCGGCCGAGGCCGCCGCGGCCCGGTCGACCGCCGACGCCCAGGCCCTCGTCGACCAGGTCACCGCGCAGCAGGCCGACCTGAACTCCCAGATCGCGGAGTACCAGGCGCAGTACGACCGGCTCTCGGCGCAGGAGAAGGAGGCGGCCCTGGCCGCCGCCGCAGCCGCGCACGCCGCCGAGGCCGCCCAGGCCACCGAGCGGTCGACCCCGGCCGCCTCGCGGGCCGACCGCCCGCAGGCCGCCGGCTCCGCCCCCGCCCCGGCCGCCGCGGCTCCGGTCGTGGCCGGCAGCGGCGCCGCCGCCACCGCGGTCAGCACGGCGATGGCGCAGATCGGCAAGCCCTACGTCTGGGCGGCAGCCGGTCCGAACAGCTTCGACTGCTCCGGCCTCGTGCAGTACGCC
This window encodes:
- a CDS encoding FAD-dependent oxidoreductase, producing the protein MTAARYDAVVVGGGHNGLTAAAYLARAGWSVLVLERRDVLGGAAVSQQVFPGVDVRLSAYSYLVSLLPDRIVGDLALPVRLLDRSVASATPLVRDGRHRTLLVERDEGPATAASFRELTGSDAELAGWQRFYGRLATLAEDLAPTLTEPLPSAAQLAARLRDPGIWHDLRERPLADVVADHLADDEVRGIALTDGLIGTFADVHAADGLAGRCFLYHLVGNGTGRWRVPVGGMGSVSGALATAARAAGAELVTGATVTRIETRADGVTVHWTDAEGTAAAADGGYAVSGAAPAVLDELVGAAPGARPSGSQLKVNMVLRRLPGLRSGADPRQVFSGTVHVDEGAARIDAAYAQAAAGQLPDVVPFEVYCHSLTDPSIVGGTGLHTLTLFGLHTPAELYAADPVGTREEAVRRVVAQLDEHLTEPLADCLARDAEGRPCLQASSPLDVEASLAMPGGHIFHGDLSWPVARTDGEAGTWGVATAHPRVVAASSGGTVRGGAVSGLGGFAAAQHLLGLGEA
- a CDS encoding GNAT family N-acetyltransferase, with amino-acid sequence MIGRVPHLTTAAWDDPAVQELTAAQQAEVRLRYDGAGEPGVPPSAADVAVVLVARDDDGTPIGCGALRPLGGSEAEVKRMYVVPAARGRGVSRLLLAGLEAEALRRGWTTVRLETGVRQPEAVALYTSAGYRPVEAFGHYVGADDPYAVFFARELA
- a CDS encoding C40 family peptidase, giving the protein MASSHRSARRGRTGRRALLTLAVAGGVVLAPLPAAAAPDQPTTSQEAAALVAERAHELEVVTERFNDARVQLADAQTAAEEAGQQAETAKATVATARGQVVEVARSAYTGDSLSTLQAMLSSDSADELLDRVGTLGTIADHNNELLAAAQQATEDAEAAEAAAARSTADAQALVDQVTAQQADLNSQIAEYQAQYDRLSAQEKEAALAAAAAAHAAEAAQATERSTPAASRADRPQAAGSAPAPAAAAPVVAGSGAAATAVSTAMAQIGKPYVWAAAGPNSFDCSGLVQYAYAAAGVSLPHSSRSQAAAGQAVSRDQLQPGDILAFYSPVSHVGIYIGNGQMVHAPTSGDVVKVVDIDYMGSITAMRRVG